The nucleotide sequence GGAGCCGCGTCATCAAGTCATACACCACGGTTTGTCCGGTCGTGAGCGAGGTCCCCAAATCACCACGTACGAGATCACCGAGGTACAGAAAAAACTGTTCTGGCAAGGTTTTGTCGAGTCCTAAATTGGCGCGCACCTCTTCGATCGCCTCTGCCGTCGCCGCCGGACCCGCAAAAAACGCCGCCGGATCTCCCGGCAACGCTCGCGTCAACACAAAGGTCACAATGATCACGCCAATCACGCTGGGAATCGCGCCGAGAATGCGTTGACCAATAATTTTGCCAGTGGAATGGGCCATGGTTTGGGGAGGGGCTAGGGGATGGCGGAATAAATCGTCAGGGGAGAAAGGGAGCGAGGGAAATGGGGGATGGGGAGCTAGGGAGATGGGGGGATGGGGAGAAAGGGAGCGAGGGGGATGGGGGGATGGGGAGAAAGGGAGCGAGGGAGAGGGGGGGATAAATCATCTGTTAAGGCAGGAAACATGTTAAGGGAGGAAACATTTTGGCCTATCTGGCTCCCAAAGCTCCCCTGCCCCTAATGCTCCCTTGCCCCTTACGCCCCCTTTGCCCCTCACGCTCTCCTGCCTCCAGCGCTACGCCTTCTCTAACTGCCGGAAGTCCAACTGCCGATGGAACCAGTACTGGTAGCCGGTGATGTTGGGCTGCATGGCGACGCCAAGTTGCGGCTGCACCAGCGGAGCGCGGGGCACTTCCTGCCAGGCCATCTCGATAAAGCCTTTGACGTTGTCGTCGTACTCCTTATTGCCCGGTTCCGAAGCGAGGGCGGCCTCGATTTTGGTGTCCATTTCCGGATTTTTGTAAGAGCTGCCGTTAAAGGTGGCGTCTTGACCGTGGTAGGCGTAGAAGAAGAAGTAATCGGGATAGTTCAACCAGCCGCCAAAGTTGTTGATAATCATGGGACGGCTCTTTTCCACCAAGACGGAGCGGAAGTTAGCACTAGGCACCTTCTCAATATTGACGGTGATGCCCAGTTCGGCCAGCGCTTCTTGAATCAGCACCACCGTCGGTTCAGCCCACTCTTGCGTCCCCATATCAAAGGCGAGGGTGGTTTCAAAGCCATCGGGATAGCCGGATTCCGCCAGGAGGGCTTTGGCCTGCTCCATATCGGTGGTGTAGGGGCTGGGCTGGGGCCAGTCAATGGTCTCTGGCTTAGCAGAACCGCCATACATCGGCACCGCCTGACCATACAAAGCCGTATCCATAATGGCGTCATAGGGAATGGCGTAGGAAATGGCTTGCCGCACTTTCACATCGCCCAAGGGATTGGCTTCGCCATTCAACTCTGGGTTGGCGTGCATATCTACGGAATAGAGGCAGTTTTCAATTGGCGTGGAAACGACGGTAAAGTTGCCAGTCGCGTCCAATTCCGTCTGGTCTTTTTCCGACACGGTAAAGTTGACATCGACATCCCCTCGCTCCAGCAGGGCGCGGCGGTTGCCCGCTTCGGGAACGTTGAGCAAAATCACTTCTTTGACCTGGGGCATGGGGCCAGATTTCCAGTCCTCAAAGCGCTCCAACACGATGCGCTCGTTGGGTTGGTACTCTTTGATGGTGTACGCACCGCTGCCCGCGTCATTGTTGTTGAGCCATTCTGCCCCCCAGGGATCGTCGTCCGTGAGGTGAGGCTCGACGAGCTTGGCATTAATGATGACGGGAATGGGCACCGCCATGTCGATCATGGTGAGCTTGTCGGGGCGCAGGAAGTTCACCTTAAAGGTTTGGTCGTCCACCACCTCGAACTGATCGGGACTTTCCAGAGCCCCGGCTTTCATCTGGAAGCTGGGGAAGCCACCGATGGAAACGGCGCGATCGAAGGACCATTTCACATCGTTAGCGGTGACGGGGGTGCCGTCGTGGAAGATGGCGTCGGAGCGCAGGGTGAAGGTCACAGACATACCGTCTTCGGCCATTTCCCAACTTTCGGCCAGCTCGGGTTCCAGCACGGTGTAGTCGTAGGAAATGGAACCATCATCCAAAGTCTTTTTACCGAAGGTCATGAGGCGATCGTAAATCACCCAGGAAACCCCGTAAGCGGGACGATTGGTGCCCACCCGGTGCAAGTCCAAACTGTTGGGAAAGCCGCCGCCTTGCACAACGGTCAGGGTCGCATCACCAGCTGCCGCACCCCCCTCGGCGGTGTCGGCGGGGGCGGTATCGGGGGTAGAGGCGGTGTCATTGCTGCTACACGCTTTGAGGCCACCCGCCAGGGTAAGGCCAGCGGCAAATCCCATACTGGTTTGAATTAAGCGTCGGCGTCTCATGGCAATCTAAGGGTGAAGGGGACAGTCACAGGGATGACCTGTAATTCAAAACTCTCAAGCGATCGCTCACCGATTTCTCAAGATGTATTCTCGAAAATGGTAAAAAGCGCTACGATTCCTACAGGGCGGCGAGTTGCCGCTGGGAGTTGGGTGCCACCATACGATTCACCCCAGCAATTTTTTGAGAAGAAATCGGGAAGAAATCGGGAAGATTGCTTTTTGTATCTTCTAAATCCCAGAAGTATTTAGACCGTTTTGACAGGGCGCAGCGATCGCGCTATCCGCCATCCTCACAGGCTCTGAAGCCATCCTGCCAATGGAGAATGAGCCTGAGTCAGACCATTTCCACTGAAAAGCTGAGCAGAATTCTGGCCAAAAAACACCACGATGACTTTTAGGTGTTAAGGTGTGGGGGTGAAGATGTTAGATATCGGTTGTAGCTTTTGTTTCAAGTATTAAATAGCGTTTGCGTTTTTGTATTGACACAGTTCTCTCCGAAATTTCCTTCTCAAGTTAAGTTCAATTTTGGAGACAACTAATATGTCGATTTATGTGGGCAATTTGTCCTATGACGTCACAGAAGAAGATCTAAATTCTGTGTTTTCGAAGTACGGTTCCGTCAAGCGAGTTCAGCTACCGGTTGATCGTGAAACGGGCCGCATGCGGGGCTTTGGCTTTGTGGAACTCGGTGACGAAGCCAATGAAACGTCCGCCATTGACGCCCTTGATGGTGCTGAGTGGATGGGTCGTGACCTCAAAGTTAACAAGGCCAAGCCTCGTGAAAACCGTAATAATCGTCGCGACAGTTTTTCTCGTAGCTACTAAGCTTTGAGAGCAAAAATTGGATAGTCGATTTTGTATCTTAGACAAAATTTTTTGAGCTAAAGATACGGTAAGCTTCAGGCAATTGTCTGAAGCTTTTTTTATGTCGCAAGCCGGGGTGGAGCGTGAG is from Leptolyngbya iicbica LK and encodes:
- a CDS encoding ABC transporter substrate-binding protein, giving the protein MRRRRLIQTSMGFAAGLTLAGGLKACSSNDTASTPDTAPADTAEGGAAAGDATLTVVQGGGFPNSLDLHRVGTNRPAYGVSWVIYDRLMTFGKKTLDDGSISYDYTVLEPELAESWEMAEDGMSVTFTLRSDAIFHDGTPVTANDVKWSFDRAVSIGGFPSFQMKAGALESPDQFEVVDDQTFKVNFLRPDKLTMIDMAVPIPVIINAKLVEPHLTDDDPWGAEWLNNNDAGSGAYTIKEYQPNERIVLERFEDWKSGPMPQVKEVILLNVPEAGNRRALLERGDVDVNFTVSEKDQTELDATGNFTVVSTPIENCLYSVDMHANPELNGEANPLGDVKVRQAISYAIPYDAIMDTALYGQAVPMYGGSAKPETIDWPQPSPYTTDMEQAKALLAESGYPDGFETTLAFDMGTQEWAEPTVVLIQEALAELGITVNIEKVPSANFRSVLVEKSRPMIINNFGGWLNYPDYFFFYAYHGQDATFNGSSYKNPEMDTKIEAALASEPGNKEYDDNVKGFIEMAWQEVPRAPLVQPQLGVAMQPNITGYQYWFHRQLDFRQLEKA
- a CDS encoding RNA recognition motif domain-containing protein; translated protein: MSIYVGNLSYDVTEEDLNSVFSKYGSVKRVQLPVDRETGRMRGFGFVELGDEANETSAIDALDGAEWMGRDLKVNKAKPRENRNNRRDSFSRSY